Proteins from a genomic interval of Dasania marina DSM 21967:
- the hfq gene encoding RNA chaperone Hfq: MSKGHTLQDPYLNVLRKERIPVSIYLVNGIKLQGQVESFDQFVILLKNTVSQMVYKHAISTVVPSRVVRMPQPDADEE; this comes from the coding sequence ATGTCAAAGGGGCATACGCTACAAGACCCTTACCTAAATGTTTTGCGCAAAGAGCGCATTCCAGTATCAATTTACTTGGTGAATGGCATTAAGCTACAAGGCCAAGTTGAGTCATTTGATCAGTTTGTTATTTTACTTAAAAACACTGTGAGCCAAATGGTTTATAAGCACGCTATTTCTACTGTTGTCCCCTCTCGTGTGGTACGTATGCCACAGCCTGATGCGGATGAAGAATAA